A stretch of the Uranotaenia lowii strain MFRU-FL chromosome 3, ASM2978415v1, whole genome shotgun sequence genome encodes the following:
- the LOC129755834 gene encoding V-type proton ATPase subunit E: protein MMAFIEQEANEKAEEIDAKAEEEFNIEKGRLVQQQRLKIMEYYEKKEKQVELQKKIQSSNMLNQARLKVLKVREDHVGNVLEECRRRLGEVTRDSTRYGEVLSALITQGLLQLMEANVVVRGRQVDAQLIQNVLPSAVEAYKKTSGKDVVVTLDTDNHLPADTTGGVELITQSGRIKVSNTLESRLELIAQQLIPSIRNALFGRNINRKFTD, encoded by the exons ATGATGGCCTTCATTGAGCAGGAGGCCAACGAGAAGGCGGAGGAAATCGACGCCAAGGCCGAGGAGGAGTTCAACATCGAAAAGGGCCGTCTCGTGCAGCAGCAGCGCCTGAAGATCATGGAGTACTACGAGAAGAAGGAGAAACAGGTCGAGCTGCAGAAGAAGATCCAGTCCTCGAACATGCTGAACCAGGCCCGTTTGAAG GTACTGAAAGTACGTGAAGACCATGTCGGAAATGTGCTTGAAGAATGCCGCCGTCGGCTGGGAGAAGTCACCAGGGATAGCACCCGCTATGGCGAAGTACTCTCTGCCCTCATCACTCAGGGATTACTTCAG TTGATGGAAGCCAACGTGGTCGTCCGTGGACGCCAGGTTGATGCTCAGCTCATCCAAAACGTGCTGCCATCTGCCGTGGAGGCCTACAAGAAGACCTCTGGCAAGGATGTGGTTGTTACCCTAGACACGGACAACCATCTGCCAGCTGACACTACTGGCGGAGTCGAGTTGATCACTCAGTCCGGTCGTATAAAG GTATCAAACACTCTGGAGTCCCGGTTGGAGCTCATTGCCCAGCAGCTCATCCCTTCGATCCGTAACGCTCTGTTCGGTCGCAACATTAACCGCAAATTCACTGATTAA